Proteins from a single region of Runella sp. SP2:
- a CDS encoding helix-turn-helix domain-containing protein encodes MGFRDKLLFFFSALGAFNGLILSLYFFFFTTKKHLSNYLLGALLLVLSLRIGKSVVYFFDASLPKIYLQLGLTACFFIGPFLYFFIRAEIQQIQKLPKSWIGQTAFWAFVIVVVGILYPYQAVPYLWRHYIIPLIYLQWGIYVVFSGGVIWPLLKKIRHKESLKTFEKWVLTIFGGVLLLLISYVWAILNIIKGSYIFGALYFSIIIYLVVFILLYRKKTNDLTSFSTQKYVDKKLDEQEVELIVGKLKRAMEEKMLYKDPNLKLNDLAKEINLSGHQLSQLLNDNLEKNFSLFVNEYRIEEACKMLSMNVPLTIDAIGDEVGFNAKSTFFAAFKKIKGLTPSAYQKQQIPDL; translated from the coding sequence ATGGGCTTTAGGGATAAATTACTGTTCTTTTTTAGTGCATTAGGGGCGTTTAACGGTCTAATTCTGAGTCTTTATTTTTTCTTTTTTACGACAAAAAAACACCTGTCAAATTACTTATTAGGGGCGTTGTTGTTGGTACTTAGTCTTCGAATTGGGAAATCAGTTGTGTATTTTTTTGACGCAAGTTTGCCCAAAATATACCTTCAACTTGGGCTTACAGCCTGCTTTTTTATTGGCCCTTTTTTATATTTCTTCATAAGGGCGGAAATTCAACAAATTCAAAAGTTACCCAAATCTTGGATAGGACAAACGGCTTTTTGGGCTTTCGTCATTGTGGTGGTCGGTATTTTGTATCCCTATCAAGCGGTTCCTTACTTGTGGAGGCATTACATTATCCCGCTTATTTATTTGCAGTGGGGGATTTACGTCGTTTTTTCGGGGGGAGTAATTTGGCCACTTCTTAAAAAAATACGGCACAAAGAAAGCCTAAAAACCTTTGAAAAATGGGTTTTAACCATTTTTGGTGGCGTTTTGCTATTGTTAATTTCCTACGTTTGGGCTATTCTAAATATTATCAAAGGAAGTTACATCTTTGGGGCGCTTTATTTTTCTATCATCATTTATCTGGTCGTGTTTATTTTGCTTTACCGTAAGAAAACCAACGATTTGACTTCTTTTTCTACCCAAAAATACGTGGATAAAAAACTGGATGAGCAGGAAGTTGAGTTGATAGTTGGGAAGCTAAAGCGTGCGATGGAAGAGAAAATGCTTTACAAAGACCCCAATCTGAAATTAAACGACCTTGCTAAAGAAATTAACCTTTCGGGGCATCAATTGTCGCAGCTTTTAAACGACAATTTGGAGAAAAACTTCTCCCTGTTTGTCAACGAATACCGCATTGAAGAAGCGTGTAAAATGCTGTCGATGAATGTCCCACTTACCATTGATGCCATTGGAGACGAAGTAGGATTTAATGCTAAATCGACTTTTTTTGCTGCTTTCAAAAAGATTAAAGGCTTGACTCCCAGTGCTTATCAAAAACAACAAATTCCAGATTTATAA
- a CDS encoding PQQ-dependent sugar dehydrogenase — protein MKKGTLLLSLLISGFSAFCQDNLTERQQIENTIQLYFDGWATGDTTKVGKAMHASCHLKNYRDGKFIDYSRNQYLSFFKPHPRPKNLTTRIVAIDVTDNMGSAKVEISTEKDLFTDYFNLMKTNEGWLIADKVSTRKSHRVFDINAIQLQKETIVEGLKRPWSMAFISEEEALISEKEGDLVLLNLVTKERKTIQGFPTDLEDSLGGFGDNTGKFEVLLDPDFKNNKYLFLSYAAKSAKGRTTKIIRAVLENGVLSQIKVLFVAEPFTFERVHYGGGMAFGSDGKLYFTIGERLFNEKDEPVLPIAQNREDKRGKIYRINSDGTIPNDNPTFGEKAIPGLYAMGIRAAQGITLNVKTNQLWFSEHGMHQGDEINVLKAGANYGWPMKTTGKYRYADFAPKPIAGNVYTDPVWSWAQTVAPTGLHFYTGNEFAAWNQNLLVGGLSKGSLWRLVIEGETVKSAEELFVDDRLRIRKVVQSPLGKLYLLSDEVNGKVIRVRNAAL, from the coding sequence ATGAAAAAAGGAACGTTGCTCCTAAGTTTATTGATCAGTGGCTTCTCGGCGTTTTGCCAAGATAACCTCACCGAAAGACAACAAATTGAGAATACGATTCAGCTTTATTTTGATGGCTGGGCGACTGGCGATACCACCAAAGTGGGGAAGGCCATGCACGCTTCTTGCCACCTGAAAAATTACCGAGATGGGAAGTTTATCGACTATTCAAGAAACCAGTACCTCAGCTTTTTCAAGCCACACCCACGACCCAAAAACCTGACCACGCGCATTGTAGCCATTGACGTAACCGACAATATGGGAAGCGCAAAAGTGGAAATCAGTACCGAAAAAGACCTGTTTACCGATTATTTTAACCTCATGAAAACCAATGAAGGCTGGTTGATTGCGGATAAAGTTTCTACCCGAAAGTCGCACAGGGTCTTTGATATAAACGCTATTCAACTTCAAAAAGAAACCATTGTGGAAGGATTAAAACGTCCTTGGAGTATGGCTTTTATCTCCGAAGAAGAAGCACTGATTTCGGAAAAAGAGGGTGATTTAGTACTGTTGAATTTAGTGACCAAAGAACGAAAAACGATTCAGGGCTTTCCGACCGACTTGGAAGATAGCCTTGGGGGTTTTGGAGATAACACGGGTAAGTTTGAGGTATTGCTTGACCCTGATTTTAAAAATAATAAATACCTCTTTTTGTCTTATGCTGCCAAAAGTGCGAAAGGCAGAACTACCAAAATTATCAGAGCTGTGCTAGAAAATGGGGTTTTGAGCCAAATAAAAGTACTTTTTGTGGCCGAACCTTTTACGTTTGAACGCGTACATTATGGTGGAGGAATGGCCTTTGGTAGCGACGGGAAATTGTATTTTACCATTGGCGAACGGCTTTTTAACGAAAAAGATGAGCCTGTACTTCCCATTGCTCAAAATAGAGAAGATAAAAGAGGTAAAATTTACCGCATCAATTCCGACGGAACAATTCCTAACGATAACCCTACTTTTGGAGAAAAAGCCATTCCTGGACTATACGCCATGGGTATCAGAGCGGCGCAAGGAATAACCCTCAATGTTAAAACCAACCAACTCTGGTTTAGTGAACACGGAATGCACCAAGGCGACGAAATAAACGTACTCAAGGCGGGGGCTAATTACGGTTGGCCGATGAAGACCACAGGGAAGTATCGTTATGCCGATTTTGCCCCAAAGCCTATTGCGGGAAATGTTTACACCGACCCCGTTTGGTCGTGGGCTCAAACGGTTGCACCTACGGGATTGCATTTTTATACGGGCAACGAATTTGCCGCTTGGAATCAAAATTTACTCGTGGGTGGTTTGTCAAAAGGTAGTTTGTGGCGGTTGGTCATTGAAGGTGAAACCGTGAAGAGTGCCGAAGAACTGTTTGTCGATGACCGTTTGAGAATACGTAAGGTGGTACAAAGCCCGTTGGGGAAATTGTACCTGCTTTCGGACGAGGTGAATGGAAAGGTGATTAGGGTAAGGAATGCGGCGTTATAA
- a CDS encoding YrdB family protein produces the protein MQALRYTNYLLAFGLELFLLFSVSFWGYSVGKTTTTKWIYALVLFGVLAALWGIYAAPKSTMRIPFPWLNLFKIAMFSLGTLAFLGLGKTRFAVIYSILSIISVAISYFDETSS, from the coding sequence ATGCAAGCCCTCCGCTATACCAATTACCTCCTAGCCTTTGGCTTAGAACTTTTCCTTCTTTTTAGTGTCTCCTTTTGGGGCTATTCCGTCGGTAAAACAACCACCACAAAGTGGATATATGCCCTTGTACTTTTTGGAGTGTTGGCAGCGCTTTGGGGAATATACGCTGCTCCAAAATCAACGATGCGTATTCCATTTCCATGGTTAAATCTGTTCAAAATTGCGATGTTTTCGCTCGGGACGTTGGCGTTTTTAGGGCTAGGAAAAACTCGTTTCGCCGTTATTTATTCGATTTTGAGCATCATCAGCGTCGCAATTAGCTATTTTGACGAAACGAGTTCTTAA
- a CDS encoding GNAT family N-acetyltransferase → MNLTFRKATKEDVFFIVQMLADDDLGQLREDFRDPLPEIYYQAFANIIKDENQELIVVENENAEIIGTLQLTFIPYLTYQGGIRAQIEAVRIHKDYRGQGIGHLFFEWAIQRSKERGAHLLQLTTDKKRPDAIRFYENLGFRASHEGMKIHF, encoded by the coding sequence ATGAATTTAACATTTAGAAAAGCCACGAAAGAAGACGTATTTTTCATTGTACAAATGTTGGCCGATGATGATTTAGGGCAATTGCGTGAAGATTTTCGAGACCCACTTCCCGAAATTTATTACCAAGCATTCGCCAATATTATCAAAGATGAAAACCAAGAATTGATTGTTGTGGAAAACGAAAATGCCGAAATTATTGGAACTTTACAATTGACTTTCATCCCTTATTTGACCTACCAAGGTGGAATCAGAGCTCAAATTGAGGCCGTACGTATTCACAAAGATTATCGTGGCCAAGGTATCGGACACCTTTTTTTTGAATGGGCAATTCAACGTTCAAAAGAACGCGGCGCTCACCTTCTCCAACTTACCACGGATAAAAAACGTCCCGACGCCATTCGGTTTTACGAGAACTTAGGGTTTCGGGCAAGTCATGAAGGAATGAAAATACATTTTTAA
- a CDS encoding AraC family transcriptional regulator has translation MKRYVLHTPFNIYHFEASQWEHPVHKHTYYEIIFILKGFGVHNINGNTYPYEQGDVFLLGPEDFHSFDIQSITEFCFIRFNESYSKTDTDKYWQQIFQSLLFTSTQSRGSIVHDKQEKEKLHELLKVLEKEYDNPHSAHFEILRDSLMRSILLILARNLSQQTPAKSEESNAAEAILRYIKQHIYEPEKLSMERIAEEFHLAPTYVSIFFKKQTGESLKQFIIKHRIKLIEARLLYSSMTLTEIAHEFGFTDESHFCKQFRKYTGNNPTAFRKNVAPVL, from the coding sequence ATGAAACGCTACGTTTTGCACACTCCCTTTAACATTTACCATTTTGAAGCTTCTCAGTGGGAACACCCCGTACACAAGCATACCTATTACGAAATCATCTTTATTTTGAAGGGGTTTGGTGTCCACAACATCAATGGCAATACTTACCCTTACGAGCAAGGAGATGTATTTTTGTTGGGTCCAGAAGACTTTCATTCGTTTGATATACAGTCGATTACCGAGTTTTGTTTTATTAGATTTAATGAATCGTATAGCAAAACTGATACTGATAAATATTGGCAACAAATTTTTCAATCGTTGTTGTTTACTTCTACCCAAAGCCGAGGAAGCATTGTGCATGACAAGCAAGAAAAAGAGAAACTACATGAACTTCTCAAAGTACTTGAAAAAGAATACGATAACCCTCACTCAGCACATTTTGAGATACTACGTGATAGTTTGATGCGAAGTATTTTGCTGATTTTGGCTCGTAACCTCTCCCAACAAACTCCCGCCAAATCGGAAGAATCGAATGCCGCCGAAGCGATATTGAGGTACATCAAACAGCATATTTATGAGCCCGAAAAACTCAGTATGGAACGAATTGCCGAGGAGTTTCACCTAGCGCCGACTTACGTAAGTATCTTTTTTAAAAAACAAACGGGAGAATCGCTCAAACAATTTATCATAAAGCATCGCATCAAGTTGATTGAAGCCAGGCTTCTCTACAGCTCCATGACCTTGACCGAAATTGCGCATGAATTTGGTTTTACGGACGAAAGTCATTTTTGCAAACAATTCCGAAAATACACGGGCAACAATCCTACTGCCTTTAGAAAAAATGTAGCCCCTGTTTTGTAG
- a CDS encoding Dabb family protein, with protein sequence MKVVKRRSMLKKALLASAASVATLSAEAKKDKKVFVHHVYFWLKNPSNEADRAKLIEGLTALAKVPTIRMHNIGTPATTNRSVIERSYAVSWLCFFDNLEEEEIYQKHPIHLKFVEEYSHLWEKVIVYDSVQV encoded by the coding sequence ATGAAAGTGGTAAAAAGACGTTCGATGCTGAAAAAAGCCCTCCTTGCCTCGGCGGCTTCGGTGGCTACCTTGTCAGCGGAAGCAAAAAAAGACAAAAAAGTGTTTGTCCATCACGTATATTTTTGGTTGAAAAACCCTTCAAATGAGGCCGACCGCGCCAAGTTAATCGAAGGATTGACGGCTCTGGCGAAGGTACCAACGATTCGGATGCACAACATTGGTACACCTGCAACTACCAATCGTAGCGTCATTGAGCGCAGCTATGCAGTGTCTTGGTTGTGCTTTTTTGACAATTTGGAAGAAGAGGAAATTTACCAAAAACACCCTATTCACCTCAAGTTTGTAGAAGAATACTCGCACCTTTGGGAAAAGGTAATCGTTTATGATTCGGTGCAGGTGTAG
- the epsC gene encoding serine O-acetyltransferase EpsC → MSNTFFKRLAEQNTRYQYRLPSRNEVGKFVEEMMRFLFPITQDCSRSATNLPDAYAKLQQRLLCLLEPLNGNLGTNHEAVTEQFMEQLPDIYENLLLDAQAISDNDPASIGIEEVIAVYPGFYAIAVYRLAHAMVDLDVPLLPRMLTEYAHGLTGIDIHPKASIGKSFFIDHGTGVVIGETTEIGNNVKIYQGVTLGALSVSKSLAETKRHPTIEDNVVIYANATILGGKTVIGNDSIIGGNAWVTASVQPYSQVYHQSEVKIRQTVF, encoded by the coding sequence TTGTCAAACACTTTTTTTAAACGTCTCGCCGAGCAAAACACCCGCTATCAGTATCGTTTGCCCTCCCGCAACGAAGTTGGGAAGTTTGTCGAAGAAATGATGCGGTTTTTATTTCCCATCACCCAAGATTGTTCGCGCTCAGCCACCAATTTACCTGATGCCTACGCCAAGCTTCAGCAACGGCTTTTGTGTTTGTTGGAACCCCTTAACGGCAATCTTGGAACGAATCATGAGGCGGTTACGGAGCAGTTCATGGAACAGCTTCCTGACATTTACGAAAATCTGCTGCTAGACGCACAAGCTATCTCTGATAACGACCCCGCATCCATCGGCATTGAAGAGGTAATTGCGGTCTATCCTGGTTTTTATGCCATCGCAGTCTATCGTTTAGCCCACGCTATGGTTGACTTGGACGTTCCACTTCTACCACGGATGTTGACCGAATACGCCCACGGGTTGACGGGCATTGACATCCACCCCAAAGCATCTATTGGAAAATCTTTTTTTATTGACCACGGCACGGGGGTCGTCATTGGCGAAACAACCGAAATAGGGAACAACGTAAAAATATATCAGGGGGTCACACTGGGTGCTTTGAGTGTATCAAAATCATTGGCAGAAACCAAGCGACACCCAACCATTGAGGATAACGTGGTCATTTATGCCAATGCCACTATTTTAGGGGGAAAAACCGTGATCGGTAATGATTCTATCATCGGCGGAAACGCTTGGGTAACAGCCAGTGTGCAGCCGTATTCGCAGGTTTATCACCAAAGTGAAGTCAAAATTCGTCAAACAGTATTTTAG
- a CDS encoding FAD:protein FMN transferase, which produces MRRFSLFIFTLVCLVSLKTSGQQPTSLRRYAYARNAMGSEFNLVFYAPGDSLAKVASDSAFARIQYLNSLLSDYLDGSEVNRLSETAGTGQRFYASPILFELLVQSQQLSRQTNGAFDVTVGPVVQLWRRAIRRNYFPDKSQLKEARDAVGYRLVQLRAKDRSVVLKRKKMRIDFGAIGKGYAADDCLEVLKSFGINRAFLDAGGDLAIGDAPPEKEGWSIEVSSGGGDTTATHILTLKNCGVATSGSTYRHFDYKGVRYSHIVSPFTGVGLTTHTRTTVIAPTGTAADALATAFSVLGIEKGKKVAKRLKGTEVWLLEQNASKKAHYKY; this is translated from the coding sequence GTGCGTCGCTTTAGTTTGTTCATTTTTACTTTGGTGTGTTTAGTGTCGTTAAAAACGTCAGGACAACAACCTACTTCGCTTCGTCGATATGCCTACGCCCGAAATGCCATGGGTTCGGAGTTTAATCTGGTTTTTTATGCCCCAGGAGATTCGCTTGCAAAAGTAGCCTCCGACAGTGCCTTTGCGAGGATTCAGTACCTTAACTCGCTTTTAAGTGATTATTTGGACGGAAGTGAAGTTAATCGACTTTCGGAAACGGCAGGAACGGGGCAACGTTTCTACGCAAGCCCCATTTTGTTTGAACTTTTGGTGCAATCTCAGCAGCTTAGCCGCCAAACTAATGGTGCTTTTGACGTTACCGTTGGGCCAGTTGTCCAGCTGTGGCGTCGGGCGATTCGGCGCAACTATTTTCCCGATAAATCCCAACTCAAAGAAGCGCGCGACGCGGTAGGGTATCGTTTGGTTCAGCTTAGAGCCAAAGACCGTTCAGTGGTTTTAAAGCGAAAAAAAATGCGGATAGATTTTGGGGCAATAGGGAAAGGATATGCGGCTGATGACTGCTTGGAGGTGCTTAAATCGTTTGGAATTAATCGTGCTTTCTTGGACGCAGGCGGAGATTTGGCCATTGGTGATGCTCCCCCAGAGAAAGAAGGTTGGAGCATTGAGGTAAGTTCGGGCGGAGGAGATACTACTGCTACACACATACTAACTTTGAAAAATTGTGGCGTAGCCACTTCGGGAAGTACTTATCGGCATTTCGATTACAAGGGTGTTCGCTATTCACACATCGTGAGTCCTTTTACGGGGGTTGGTCTAACCACTCATACCCGTACAACTGTCATAGCTCCAACTGGTACAGCTGCCGACGCATTGGCTACTGCTTTTAGTGTGTTGGGAATTGAAAAAGGTAAAAAAGTAGCCAAGCGCTTGAAGGGTACAGAGGTGTGGCTTTTGGAACAAAACGCTAGTAAAAAAGCGCACTATAAATACTGA
- a CDS encoding AraC family transcriptional regulator → MKATQIPLLKPAEFDDYVFDTLVWKNTQRPFFNQFHVIRLEDYKKHLIIPQAPHRRSVTFFVFLTKGSITRRKALTKYEIRAGSFFFLPAFQITSLDEISDDAEGFYCHFSSDIFSISPWKSETLQIFSFLQLAGSPVVKLSQERHLAILQIFERLLQINQAISEEQFCLVASYLFTLFTEVNQFVRPLEKPIGNAAVRMTERFKAALSQHIYEKHTVSEYAELLSVSPNHLHKCVKAVTGKSAHDLLDEMRVLEAKVLLKQSNLSIADIAFKIGKLDPSDFSRFFKAETGKTPKEYRQSAQ, encoded by the coding sequence ATGAAAGCCACCCAAATTCCACTTCTTAAACCCGCTGAATTCGACGACTATGTGTTTGATACCTTGGTATGGAAAAACACGCAGCGACCATTTTTTAATCAGTTCCACGTCATTCGGTTAGAAGATTACAAAAAGCACCTCATCATTCCTCAAGCTCCTCACCGACGCTCAGTTACGTTTTTTGTTTTCTTAACCAAAGGTAGCATTACCCGTCGAAAAGCACTTACTAAATACGAGATTAGGGCAGGTTCGTTCTTTTTTTTACCTGCTTTTCAAATCACCTCTTTGGATGAAATCAGCGACGACGCTGAAGGTTTTTATTGTCACTTTAGTAGTGACATTTTTAGCATATCACCTTGGAAATCAGAAACATTACAAATCTTTTCTTTTCTTCAATTAGCAGGTTCCCCAGTAGTTAAACTTAGCCAAGAACGTCACCTAGCTATCTTGCAAATCTTTGAGCGGCTCCTGCAAATTAACCAAGCTATTTCCGAAGAACAATTTTGTTTGGTTGCCTCTTATCTATTTACCTTATTTACGGAGGTAAACCAATTTGTTCGTCCCCTAGAAAAACCCATTGGCAACGCTGCTGTTCGGATGACGGAACGTTTCAAAGCAGCACTTTCTCAGCATATTTACGAAAAACATACCGTATCCGAATACGCCGAGCTGTTGTCTGTCTCGCCCAATCACCTCCACAAATGTGTGAAGGCTGTCACGGGGAAAAGCGCCCACGATTTGTTGGATGAAATGCGGGTATTGGAAGCCAAAGTTTTACTAAAACAAAGTAACCTTTCCATAGCCGACATTGCTTTCAAAATTGGTAAGCTCGACCCCAGCGACTTTAGTCGTTTTTTCAAGGCAGAAACAGGTAAAACGCCCAAAGAATACCGCCAATCTGCCCAATAA
- a CDS encoding Crp/Fnr family transcriptional regulator: MNELFVFFDAFQKLSMPEKEAIERLCTEIKLKKNDELQPIGHTCRNIYFVKKGIARIYYYKDGTEVTESFSFEGSIIVRVESLFLGIPSRKAIQIVEEAEIIAIQTPALFRLYDTFPMVERLFRKVFEKGYVEAVQRLESLQFHTAEERYLALIEDIPNAVRRIPLKYIASYLGISQVSLSRIRATVK, from the coding sequence ATGAATGAGCTTTTCGTTTTTTTTGATGCTTTTCAGAAGCTTTCTATGCCAGAAAAAGAGGCGATTGAAAGGCTTTGTACTGAAATAAAATTGAAAAAAAACGACGAATTGCAGCCCATCGGTCATACATGTCGCAACATTTACTTTGTTAAAAAGGGAATAGCACGCATTTACTACTACAAAGACGGTACCGAGGTGACAGAATCTTTTTCATTTGAAGGTAGCATCATAGTGAGAGTAGAGAGTTTATTTCTTGGAATTCCGTCGCGAAAAGCCATCCAGATTGTTGAAGAAGCGGAAATTATAGCCATTCAAACACCTGCCTTATTTCGACTGTATGATACGTTTCCTATGGTTGAACGTCTTTTTCGGAAAGTTTTTGAAAAAGGCTACGTTGAAGCAGTTCAACGACTTGAAAGTTTGCAATTTCACACAGCAGAGGAGCGCTATTTGGCCCTTATTGAGGATATTCCTAATGCTGTTCGGCGAATTCCTCTCAAATACATTGCTTCCTATTTGGGGATTTCCCAAGTGAGTTTGAGTAGAATTAGGGCAACAGTAAAGTGA
- a CDS encoding MBL fold metallo-hydrolase has product MTSNNTTEIDSQTLSNWLKAGKNVSILDIRSLSERAEWRIPQSLHADVYDALKAGNEKALDFLSFDKNIPVVSLCAGGKLSLFATEILSRKGYEAYSLSGGMKAWNYAWDTAIVQMENVTILQIRRVAKGCLSYLIGSGEQAMVIDASLDPYVYMNLATENGWKIEYATDTHIHADYVSRTKELVQASGAKHLMIGTANVLYDFVPVTNEEIIKIGDTHLQVLHTPGHTYESVSWVLTDKALFTGDTLFTDGIGRPDLKADEEESKSKAIMLFSSLQQLMAFDSRMMVFPAHVSKSIVLGQEAITATLEQLKNDIAALSLEKQDFVNGILANLPPTPPNYLTIAEINRKGNSTEYNLADLEAGANRCAIQ; this is encoded by the coding sequence ATGACATCGAACAATACAACTGAAATTGACAGCCAAACCCTTTCAAACTGGCTCAAAGCAGGCAAAAATGTATCTATTCTTGACATTCGCTCTTTATCAGAACGAGCTGAATGGCGCATTCCTCAAAGCCTCCATGCTGATGTGTATGATGCACTAAAAGCAGGCAATGAAAAAGCCTTAGATTTTCTCAGTTTTGATAAAAATATCCCAGTTGTTTCGCTGTGTGCAGGTGGTAAACTGAGCCTTTTTGCCACTGAAATTCTATCGCGAAAGGGTTATGAAGCCTACTCGCTATCAGGAGGTATGAAAGCGTGGAACTATGCTTGGGATACTGCTATAGTACAGATGGAGAATGTTACTATACTTCAAATCAGGCGGGTAGCGAAGGGGTGTTTGTCTTATCTCATTGGTTCAGGAGAGCAGGCTATGGTAATTGATGCGTCACTTGATCCTTATGTTTATATGAATTTAGCAACCGAAAATGGATGGAAAATTGAGTATGCAACCGATACCCACATTCACGCTGATTATGTTTCCAGAACTAAAGAACTTGTCCAAGCTAGTGGTGCAAAGCATCTTATGATTGGCACAGCCAATGTTTTGTATGATTTCGTACCAGTTACAAATGAGGAAATTATTAAAATTGGGGATACCCATTTACAAGTACTGCACACTCCTGGGCATACCTATGAAAGCGTTTCGTGGGTACTTACAGACAAGGCATTATTTACTGGGGATACCTTATTTACTGACGGTATCGGTCGCCCAGATTTGAAGGCAGATGAGGAAGAGTCCAAAAGCAAAGCAATAATGCTGTTTAGTTCGTTACAACAACTTATGGCATTCGACAGTCGTATGATGGTATTTCCTGCACATGTTTCAAAGTCCATCGTTTTGGGTCAAGAAGCCATCACTGCCACTTTGGAACAACTGAAAAATGATATTGCAGCTCTTTCGCTCGAAAAACAGGATTTTGTCAATGGTATTTTAGCCAATCTTCCGCCCACTCCACCCAATTATTTAACGATTGCCGAAATCAATCGAAAAGGTAACTCCACCGAATATAATTTAGCTGACCTTGAGGCAGGAGCCAATCGTTGTGCTATTCAATAA